A genomic stretch from Burkholderia pyrrocinia includes:
- a CDS encoding DNA-3-methyladenine glycosylase family protein, with product MATARKAPVRRATPVAARPAAKRVPSKADATRAAPNGALNGHAQPAAAQPAADAARKTRVSEADGEEVVVRPAYWDKACADLVKRDRILKKLIPKFGPAHLVKRGDPFVTLARSVVGQQISVPSAQSLWAHIEDACPKLAPQPVIRLGADKLIACGLSKRKTEYILDLAQHFVSGALHVDKWTSMDDEDVIAELTQIRGISRWTAEMFLIFNLSRPDVLPLDDPGLIRAISVNYFSGEPVTRSEAREVAANWEPWRTVATWYMWRSLDAPDTDA from the coding sequence ATGGCAACGGCCAGAAAAGCGCCGGTCAGGCGCGCGACCCCGGTCGCCGCGCGTCCGGCAGCCAAGCGCGTGCCGTCGAAGGCGGACGCCACGCGCGCCGCGCCGAACGGCGCGCTGAACGGTCATGCGCAGCCGGCGGCTGCGCAGCCGGCCGCCGACGCGGCCCGCAAGACGCGTGTGTCCGAAGCGGACGGCGAGGAGGTTGTCGTGCGTCCTGCATACTGGGACAAGGCATGCGCCGACCTCGTCAAGCGCGACCGGATCCTGAAGAAACTGATCCCGAAGTTCGGTCCCGCGCATCTCGTGAAGCGCGGCGACCCGTTCGTCACGCTCGCGCGCTCGGTCGTCGGCCAGCAGATTTCGGTGCCGTCCGCGCAGTCGCTGTGGGCGCATATCGAGGACGCCTGTCCGAAACTCGCACCGCAGCCGGTGATCCGGCTTGGCGCGGACAAGCTGATCGCTTGCGGGTTGTCGAAGCGCAAGACCGAATACATCCTCGATCTCGCGCAGCATTTCGTGTCGGGCGCGCTGCACGTCGACAAATGGACGTCGATGGACGACGAGGACGTGATCGCGGAACTCACGCAGATCCGCGGCATCAGCCGCTGGACGGCCGAGATGTTCCTGATCTTCAACCTGTCGCGGCCGGATGTGCTGCCGCTCGACGACCCGGGCCTGATTCGCGCGATCAGCGTCAATTACTTCAGCGGGGAACCCGTCACGCGCAGCGAGGCGCGCGAGGTCGCGGCCAACTGGGAGCCGTGGCGCACCGTCGCGACCTGGTACATGTGGCGCAGCCTCGATGCACCCGACACCGACGCCTGA
- a CDS encoding acetyl-CoA carboxylase carboxyltransferase subunit alpha — protein MKTTFLDFEQPIAELEAKIEELRFVQDDSAVDISEEIERLSKKSQQLTKDLYANLSPWQVSQIARHPQRPYTLDYVAELFTDFHELHGDRAFADDLSIVGGLARFGGHPCMVIGHQKGRDTKERAARNFGMPRPEGYRKAERLMRLAEKFGLPIFTFVDTPGAYPGIGAEERGQSEAIGRNLYVMAELKTPIITTVIGEGGSGGALAIAVADTVMMLQFSTYSVISPEGCASILWKSAAKAPEAAEALGLTAHRLKALGLIDKIINEPLGGAHRDPKGMAALLRRALADSLRQFQGMSIDALRERRFERLMAYGKFKETTPGA, from the coding sequence ATGAAGACCACGTTTCTGGATTTCGAACAGCCGATCGCCGAACTCGAGGCCAAGATCGAAGAACTGCGATTCGTGCAGGATGACTCGGCTGTCGATATTTCGGAAGAAATCGAGCGGCTGTCGAAGAAAAGCCAGCAACTGACGAAGGACCTCTACGCGAACCTGTCGCCGTGGCAGGTTTCGCAGATCGCGCGGCACCCGCAGCGTCCGTACACGCTCGATTACGTTGCGGAACTGTTTACCGATTTTCACGAACTGCACGGCGACCGCGCATTCGCGGACGATCTGTCGATCGTCGGCGGTCTCGCGCGCTTCGGCGGCCATCCGTGCATGGTGATCGGTCACCAGAAGGGCCGTGACACGAAGGAACGCGCCGCGCGCAACTTCGGGATGCCGCGTCCGGAAGGCTATCGCAAGGCCGAACGCCTGATGCGTCTCGCCGAGAAGTTCGGGCTGCCGATCTTCACGTTCGTCGACACGCCGGGCGCGTACCCGGGCATCGGCGCGGAAGAGCGCGGCCAGTCGGAGGCGATCGGCCGCAACCTGTACGTGATGGCCGAGCTGAAGACGCCGATCATCACGACGGTGATCGGCGAGGGCGGTTCGGGCGGCGCACTCGCGATCGCCGTGGCCGACACCGTGATGATGCTGCAGTTCTCGACCTACTCGGTGATCTCGCCGGAAGGCTGCGCGTCGATCCTGTGGAAAAGCGCCGCGAAGGCGCCGGAAGCCGCGGAAGCGCTGGGCCTGACCGCGCACCGCCTGAAGGCGCTCGGCCTGATCGACAAGATCATCAACGAGCCGCTCGGCGGCGCGCATCGCGATCCGAAGGGCATGGCTGCGCTGCTGCGCCGCGCGCTCGCCGATTCGCTGCGCCAGTTCCAGGGCATGAGCATCGATGCGCTGCGCGAGCGCCGCTTCGAGCGCCTGATGGCCTACGGCAAGTTCAAGGAAACCACGCCGGGCGCATGA
- the tilS gene encoding tRNA lysidine(34) synthetase TilS yields MIPPTEFSADRAVLDAVGVALSGMPSDARIAIAYSGGLDSTVLLDAAVRVAGGSRCIALHVHHGLSANADAWVAHAEAAAARLGVEFESMRVDVPRDSGPGIEATARERRYAALDAMCERYGAATLWLAQHADDQAETVLLQLLRGAGIAGLAAMAPRYRPDGASVERVRPLLRLLRAQLERYATQHELEWIDDESNSDTRYARNALRIDVLPALAVHFPGFRDALGRAAQHAAAAQRLLDDLAELDFAVAARDDGRALSRESLVAFDDTRGANLLRFWMRRLGLPGASAARLANMMRQLRAAHDAHALRVDHAGQCLRLYRDVVYWEAGDSAEPADDGTGTPHPESTLAWDGQEVWHLPGWRGTFVFAPADAGSADAVPEALLRGARLAARARAGGERMRTSPGGPGRTLKNLFQERGVPAWQRDVPLLFAGDRLIYVPRLGVNRDGELFDNGSSGGAWRRIEWRPDLLIA; encoded by the coding sequence GTGATCCCACCGACCGAATTCTCCGCCGACCGCGCCGTACTCGACGCGGTCGGCGTTGCGCTTTCCGGCATGCCGTCCGATGCACGCATCGCGATCGCCTATAGCGGCGGCCTCGATTCGACGGTGCTGCTCGACGCGGCCGTGCGTGTCGCGGGCGGGTCGCGCTGTATCGCGCTGCACGTGCATCACGGCCTGAGCGCGAACGCCGACGCGTGGGTCGCGCATGCCGAGGCGGCAGCGGCGCGGCTCGGCGTCGAATTCGAATCGATGCGCGTCGACGTGCCGCGCGACAGCGGTCCCGGTATCGAGGCGACCGCCCGCGAGCGTCGTTATGCCGCGCTCGACGCGATGTGCGAGCGCTATGGCGCGGCTACGCTGTGGCTTGCGCAGCATGCGGACGACCAGGCCGAGACCGTGCTGCTGCAACTGTTGCGCGGCGCGGGGATCGCGGGGCTCGCCGCCATGGCGCCGCGCTACCGTCCCGATGGCGCGAGCGTCGAGCGCGTGCGTCCGTTGCTGCGATTGTTGCGCGCGCAACTCGAGCGTTATGCGACGCAGCACGAACTCGAATGGATCGACGACGAATCGAACAGCGACACGCGCTACGCGCGCAATGCGCTGCGCATCGACGTGCTGCCGGCGCTGGCCGTGCATTTCCCTGGCTTTCGCGACGCGCTCGGTCGCGCGGCCCAGCATGCGGCCGCCGCACAGCGGCTGCTCGACGATCTGGCCGAACTGGATTTCGCCGTCGCCGCGCGCGATGACGGGCGGGCGCTGTCGCGCGAGTCGCTGGTCGCGTTCGACGACACGCGCGGCGCGAATCTGCTGCGTTTCTGGATGCGCCGGCTCGGTTTGCCGGGTGCGTCCGCCGCCCGGCTCGCCAACATGATGCGGCAACTGCGCGCCGCGCACGACGCGCATGCGCTGCGCGTCGATCACGCGGGGCAGTGCCTGCGGCTCTATCGCGATGTCGTTTACTGGGAAGCGGGCGACAGCGCCGAACCGGCCGACGACGGCACCGGTACACCGCACCCGGAATCGACGCTCGCGTGGGATGGGCAGGAAGTCTGGCACCTGCCGGGATGGCGCGGCACGTTCGTGTTCGCGCCGGCCGATGCGGGAAGCGCCGACGCGGTGCCGGAGGCGCTGCTGCGCGGCGCACGGCTCGCCGCGCGCGCCCGTGCGGGCGGCGAGCGGATGCGCACGTCGCCGGGCGGGCCGGGCCGGACGCTGAAGAATCTGTTCCAGGAGCGCGGCGTGCCGGCATGGCAGCGCGACGTGCCGCTGCTGTTCGCGGGCGACCGGCTGATCTACGTGCCGCGGCTTGGCGTGAACCGCGATGGCGAGTTGTTCGACAATGGGTCGTCCGGCGGCGCATGGCGCCGGATCGAATGGCGTCCCGACCTGCTGATCGCGTAA
- a CDS encoding aspartate kinase — protein MALIVHKYGGTSMGSVERIKNVAKRVAKWHQAGHQMVVVPSAMSGETNRLLGLAKEISSQPSPRELDMIASTGEQVSVGLLSIALQEIGVEAVSYAGWQVPIKTDSAFTKARIHSIDDERVKADLNAGKVVIITGFQGVDPDGHITTLGRGGSDTSAVAVAAALDAEECLIYTDVDGVYTTDPRVVEEARRLDRVTFEEMLEMASLGSKVLQIRSVEFAGKYQVKTRVLSSLTDPLIALDEEMRSGTLITFEEDETMEKAVISGIAFQRDEARIAVMGVPDKPGIAYQILGPVADANVDVDMIIQNQSVEGKTDFTFTVGRGDYQKAMDILTNQVKGHVNAEQVQGDPKVSKVSVVGVGMRSHVGVASKMFRTLSEEGINIQMISTSEIKISVLIDEKYMELAVRALHKAFELDQA, from the coding sequence ATGGCACTCATCGTACACAAATACGGCGGCACTTCGATGGGCTCGGTCGAGCGCATCAAGAACGTCGCGAAACGCGTCGCAAAATGGCATCAGGCCGGGCACCAGATGGTGGTCGTGCCTTCGGCGATGTCCGGCGAAACCAACCGTCTGCTCGGTCTTGCGAAAGAGATTTCGAGCCAGCCGAGCCCGCGTGAGCTCGACATGATCGCGTCGACCGGCGAGCAGGTCAGCGTCGGCCTGCTGTCGATCGCGCTGCAGGAAATCGGCGTCGAGGCCGTGAGCTACGCCGGCTGGCAAGTGCCGATCAAGACCGACAGCGCGTTCACGAAAGCGCGCATCCACTCGATCGACGACGAGCGCGTGAAGGCCGATCTGAATGCCGGCAAGGTCGTGATCATCACGGGCTTCCAGGGCGTCGATCCGGACGGCCACATCACGACGCTGGGCCGTGGCGGCTCGGACACGTCGGCGGTGGCGGTCGCGGCTGCGCTGGATGCCGAAGAGTGCCTGATCTATACGGACGTCGATGGCGTCTACACGACCGATCCGCGTGTCGTCGAAGAGGCGCGACGCCTCGATCGCGTGACGTTCGAGGAGATGCTGGAAATGGCCAGCCTCGGCTCGAAGGTCCTGCAGATCCGCTCGGTCGAATTCGCCGGCAAATACCAGGTGAAGACGCGCGTGCTGTCGAGCCTGACCGATCCGCTGATTGCGCTCGACGAAGAAATGCGCTCGGGCACCCTGATTACTTTTGAAGAAGACGAGACCATGGAAAAGGCAGTCATTTCCGGCATCGCGTTCCAGCGCGACGAAGCACGCATTGCTGTGATGGGCGTGCCCGACAAGCCGGGCATCGCGTATCAGATCCTCGGCCCGGTCGCCGATGCGAACGTCGACGTCGACATGATCATCCAGAACCAGAGCGTCGAAGGCAAAACCGACTTCACGTTCACGGTCGGCCGTGGCGACTACCAGAAGGCGATGGACATCCTCACCAACCAGGTGAAGGGCCATGTGAACGCCGAGCAGGTGCAGGGCGACCCGAAGGTGTCGAAGGTGTCGGTCGTCGGCGTCGGCATGCGTTCGCACGTGGGCGTCGCGAGCAAGATGTTCCGCACGCTGTCGGAAGAGGGCATCAACATCCAGATGATCTCGACGTCCGAAATCAAGATTTCGGTGCTGATCGACGAGAAATACATGGAGCTGGCCGTCCGCGCGCTGCACAAGGCATTCGAACTCGACCAGGCATGA
- the cysS gene encoding cysteine--tRNA ligase — MESLRIYNTLARDKQVFVPRQSGEVRMYVCGITVYDYCHVGHARMLVVFDLVQRWLRAIGYRVTYVRNITDIDDKIIRRAVENGETIKSLTDRFIGAMHEDEGALGIQRPDIEPRATQFIPQMLGMIETLETNGYAYQAADGDVNYSVRKFANYGKLSGKSLDDLRAGERVAANDAKEDPLDFVLWKRAKPEDPEGASWASKYGMGRPGWHIECSAMGCTLLGDHFDIHGGGQDLQFPHHENEIAQSEGATGQTFVNYWMHNGFVQVDNEKMSKSLGNFFTIREVLERYDAEVVRFFIVRTHYRSPLNYSDVHLDDARASLTRLYTALKDVEADTLALDWNEPHAQRFAAAMNDDFNTPVAVATLFELAGEVNRTRDAALARQLKQLAGLLGLLGREPRAFLQQASGAAQAGALAADEIEARIAARVAAKQAKDYAEADRIRAELLEAGIALEDKPGGSTEWRRV, encoded by the coding sequence ATGGAATCACTGCGCATCTACAACACGCTCGCGCGTGACAAGCAAGTTTTCGTGCCGCGCCAGTCCGGCGAAGTGCGGATGTACGTATGCGGGATCACCGTCTACGACTATTGTCACGTGGGCCACGCGCGCATGCTGGTCGTGTTCGACCTCGTCCAGCGCTGGCTGCGTGCGATCGGCTACCGGGTCACGTATGTGCGCAACATTACGGACATCGACGACAAGATCATCCGCCGCGCGGTCGAGAACGGCGAGACGATCAAGTCGCTGACCGACCGGTTCATCGGCGCGATGCACGAGGATGAAGGCGCGCTCGGCATCCAGCGGCCCGACATCGAGCCGCGTGCGACGCAATTCATTCCGCAGATGCTCGGCATGATCGAGACGCTCGAGACGAACGGTTACGCGTACCAGGCGGCCGACGGCGACGTCAATTACTCGGTGCGCAAGTTCGCGAACTACGGGAAGCTGTCGGGCAAGTCGCTCGACGATCTCCGCGCGGGCGAGCGCGTCGCCGCGAACGACGCGAAGGAAGATCCGCTCGATTTCGTGCTGTGGAAGCGCGCGAAGCCGGAAGATCCGGAAGGCGCGTCGTGGGCATCGAAGTACGGGATGGGCCGCCCGGGCTGGCACATCGAGTGCTCGGCGATGGGCTGCACGCTGCTCGGCGATCATTTCGACATCCACGGCGGCGGGCAGGATCTGCAATTCCCGCACCACGAGAACGAGATCGCGCAGAGCGAAGGCGCGACCGGCCAGACGTTCGTCAACTACTGGATGCACAACGGCTTCGTGCAGGTCGACAACGAGAAGATGTCGAAATCGCTCGGCAACTTCTTCACGATCCGCGAAGTGCTCGAGCGGTACGACGCCGAAGTCGTGCGCTTCTTCATCGTGCGCACGCACTACCGGTCGCCGCTCAACTACAGCGACGTGCATCTCGACGATGCGCGCGCGTCGCTCACGCGTCTTTATACCGCGCTGAAGGATGTCGAGGCCGACACGCTCGCGCTCGACTGGAACGAGCCGCATGCGCAGCGTTTCGCGGCCGCGATGAACGACGACTTCAACACGCCCGTCGCGGTGGCGACGCTGTTCGAGCTGGCGGGCGAGGTGAATCGCACGCGCGACGCGGCGCTCGCGCGGCAACTGAAACAACTGGCAGGCCTGCTCGGCCTGCTGGGGCGCGAACCGCGCGCGTTCCTGCAGCAGGCGTCCGGCGCCGCGCAGGCGGGCGCGCTCGCCGCCGACGAGATCGAAGCGAGGATCGCCGCGCGCGTCGCGGCGAAGCAAGCGAAGGACTATGCCGAAGCGGACCGGATCCGGGCAGAACTGCTCGAGGCCGGCATCGCACTTGAAGACAAACCGGGCGGATCGACCGAATGGCGTCGCGTATGA
- a CDS encoding tetratricopeptide repeat protein, with protein sequence MKPHRGRAPSAATLVATTVMGVALTLFAAPAAHAQKAPATADGTPEIDASIAGKQWKQALAQLDARIASNPRDVQAQFKRGTVLARLNRDDDAIQQFVAITQAYPELPEPYNNLAALYAKHGRYDEARTALVTATQSNPSYSLAYENLGDLYLRLAAESYKRAQSLGRTSGATAQRLADLQKIVSPPKVAPNARAVAPATRDYSERAAANVSTTTLPMSPTFQFSGPSGALAAPYVAPPSQ encoded by the coding sequence ATGAAACCTCATCGCGGCCGCGCGCCGAGCGCTGCGACCCTCGTTGCGACCACCGTCATGGGCGTCGCGCTGACGCTGTTCGCGGCCCCCGCGGCGCATGCGCAGAAAGCCCCGGCCACCGCCGACGGCACCCCCGAAATCGACGCGTCGATCGCCGGCAAGCAGTGGAAGCAGGCGCTTGCGCAGCTCGACGCGCGCATCGCGTCGAACCCGCGCGACGTGCAGGCGCAGTTCAAGCGCGGCACCGTGCTGGCCCGCCTGAACCGCGACGACGATGCGATCCAGCAGTTCGTCGCGATCACGCAGGCGTACCCCGAACTGCCCGAGCCGTACAACAACCTCGCGGCGCTCTACGCGAAGCACGGCCGCTACGACGAAGCGCGCACCGCGCTCGTCACGGCGACGCAATCGAACCCGAGCTACTCGCTCGCGTACGAAAACCTCGGCGACCTGTACCTGCGCCTCGCGGCCGAATCGTACAAGCGTGCGCAATCGCTCGGCCGCACGAGCGGCGCGACCGCGCAGCGCCTCGCCGACCTGCAGAAGATCGTGTCGCCGCCGAAGGTCGCGCCGAATGCCCGCGCGGTCGCGCCGGCCACGCGCGACTACTCCGAACGCGCAGCCGCGAACGTGAGCACCACCACGCTGCCGATGTCGCCGACGTTCCAGTTCAGCGGTCCGTCGGGCGCACTGGCGGCACCGTATGTCGCGCCGCCGTCGCAATAA